From a region of the Pukyongiella litopenaei genome:
- a CDS encoding c-type cytochrome — MNRILIGLPLLAAGAVAAAGIAATEKPDAAALEQLVLQDCGSCHGLSLKGGLGPDIRPDALAHYDADTLATVILDGIPGTPMPPWRPLLSEAEAAWIVEYLLTGDTE; from the coding sequence GTGAATAGGATCCTGATCGGCCTCCCGTTGCTGGCAGCCGGCGCCGTCGCGGCGGCCGGCATCGCCGCGACGGAAAAACCGGACGCGGCCGCGCTCGAGCAGCTGGTGCTGCAGGATTGCGGGTCGTGCCACGGGCTGTCGCTGAAAGGCGGGCTGGGCCCCGACATCCGCCCGGACGCGCTGGCGCATTACGATGCCGACACGCTGGCCACCGTCATCCTCGACGGCATCCCCGGCACCCCGATGCCGCCCTGGCGACCGCTGTTGTCCGAGGCCGAGGCCGCCTGGATCGTCGAATATCTGCTGACCGGAGATACCGAATGA
- a CDS encoding nitrite reductase, whose product MNPTKAKRRTALLASAAVALGLAVGPVWAQDSTAEQAENSDIKEHATTPGDMYVPSMTTLGEIRVEIPGRKPGDPVMTPAEFQKATTLYFERCAGCHGVLRKGATGKALTPDITRERGFEYLRDFITFGSPAGMPNWGTSGDLSEEEVDMMARYVLLEPPAPPEFGMNEMRASWKVHVAPENRPTEKMNDWDIDNLFSVTLRDAGEIALIDGSTYEIKTVIQTGYAVHISRISASGRYLFVIGRDAKINMIDLWMENPDTVAEIKIGAEARSVETSKYEGYEDKYAIAGAYWPPQFVIMDGDTLEPLRIKSTRGMTYDEQTYHPEPRVAAILGSHYKPEFLVNVKETGKIMMVDYSDIEALKITEINAERFLHDGGLDLSKRYFLTAANARGKVAVVDTKESKLIAVVETDGETPHPGRGANINHPTYGPVWATSHLGDDTVALIGTDPEGHPENAWKMVHQLYALGGGSLFVKTHPESEHLYVDATLNPDAETSGSVAVFKVADLAQEEPEYTVLPIVEWAGIAEGQPRVVQGEFNREGNEIWFSVWNSADLESAIVVVDDKTLELKHVIKDERLVTPTGKFNVYNTRTDTY is encoded by the coding sequence ATGAATCCCACGAAAGCCAAACGACGCACAGCGCTTCTTGCAAGCGCCGCTGTCGCCTTGGGTCTTGCCGTCGGCCCCGTTTGGGCGCAGGACAGCACGGCCGAACAGGCGGAAAACAGCGACATCAAGGAACATGCCACCACACCGGGTGATATGTATGTGCCTTCGATGACGACCTTGGGTGAAATCCGGGTCGAGATACCGGGCCGCAAGCCCGGTGATCCGGTGATGACGCCCGCCGAGTTCCAGAAGGCCACGACGCTCTATTTCGAACGTTGTGCCGGCTGTCACGGCGTGTTGCGCAAGGGCGCGACCGGCAAGGCGCTGACACCCGACATCACCCGGGAACGCGGGTTCGAGTATCTTCGGGATTTCATCACCTTCGGTTCGCCGGCCGGCATGCCCAACTGGGGCACCTCGGGCGACCTGTCCGAGGAAGAAGTGGACATGATGGCACGCTATGTGCTGCTCGAGCCGCCCGCGCCGCCGGAATTCGGCATGAACGAGATGCGCGCCAGCTGGAAGGTGCATGTCGCGCCGGAAAACCGGCCCACCGAGAAGATGAACGACTGGGACATCGACAACCTGTTCTCGGTCACGCTGCGCGACGCGGGTGAAATCGCCCTGATCGACGGCTCGACCTACGAGATCAAGACGGTGATCCAGACCGGCTATGCGGTGCATATCAGCCGGATCTCGGCATCGGGCCGCTACCTGTTCGTGATCGGGCGCGACGCCAAGATCAACATGATCGACCTGTGGATGGAAAACCCGGACACGGTGGCCGAAATCAAGATCGGCGCCGAAGCGCGTTCGGTCGAGACCAGCAAATACGAAGGCTATGAGGACAAATATGCGATCGCCGGCGCCTACTGGCCGCCGCAATTCGTCATCATGGACGGCGACACGCTGGAGCCGCTGCGGATCAAGTCCACCCGCGGCATGACCTATGACGAACAGACCTATCACCCGGAACCGCGCGTGGCCGCGATCCTGGGGTCGCACTACAAGCCCGAGTTCCTGGTCAACGTCAAGGAAACCGGCAAGATCATGATGGTGGATTATTCAGACATCGAGGCCCTGAAGATCACCGAGATCAACGCCGAACGGTTCCTGCATGACGGCGGGCTGGACCTCAGCAAACGGTACTTCCTGACCGCGGCCAACGCCCGCGGCAAGGTCGCCGTGGTCGACACCAAGGAAAGCAAGCTGATCGCGGTCGTCGAAACCGATGGCGAGACGCCGCATCCGGGCCGGGGTGCCAATATCAACCACCCGACCTACGGGCCGGTCTGGGCCACGTCCCACCTGGGCGACGACACCGTCGCGCTGATCGGGACCGACCCCGAAGGCCACCCGGAGAACGCCTGGAAGATGGTGCACCAGCTCTACGCGCTGGGCGGCGGGTCGCTGTTCGTCAAGACCCACCCGGAATCCGAGCATCTCTATGTCGATGCGACGCTGAACCCGGATGCCGAAACCTCTGGTTCGGTCGCCGTGTTCAAGGTCGCAGACCTGGCGCAGGAGGAACCGGAATACACCGTTCTGCCGATCGTGGAATGGGCCGGGATCGCCGAAGGCCAGCCCCGCGTGGTGCAGGGTGAATTCAACCGCGAAGGCAACGAGATCTGGTTCTCGGTCTGGAACAGCGCCGACCTTGAATCGGCCATCGTGGTGGTGGATGACAAGACGCTCGAACTCAAGCATGTGATCAAGGACGAACGCCTTGTCACGCCGACGGGCAAGTTCAACGTCTACAACACCCGGACCGACACCTACTGA
- a CDS encoding cytochrome D1 domain-containing protein, with amino-acid sequence MKQLILAVTLALAAPATAQPTGDLGLIVERASGSLLVVDQSDRAALGRIEGLGDLSHASLVYSPDERFAYVFGRDGGLTKVDILEQAVVNRVMQAGNSIGGAISDDGRLVAVSNYEPGGVRIFDADTLDMVADIPTGSKTIGLVDIPGRRFVFTLWDEGETWIADLSGGTPEITRIEGIGDRPYDALVTADGRTYIAGLFGADHLTALDLWQDAPQPRPILPGYAAGREDLPVYKMPHLEGWALAGQDFVLPAVGQHEVLWVDARSLEETGRTATHGQPVFAMARPDGRQVWVNFAHPDNDTIQVIDSVTKQVVHQFAPGPGVLHMEFTPRGHEVWLSVRDAGKVMVYDTQSFEKLREIDAESPSGIFFTARAHRTGL; translated from the coding sequence ATGAAACAGCTCATCCTTGCGGTGACGCTCGCGCTCGCCGCCCCGGCGACGGCGCAGCCCACCGGCGACCTGGGCCTGATCGTGGAACGTGCCAGCGGGTCGCTGCTGGTGGTGGACCAGTCCGACCGCGCCGCGCTGGGCCGGATCGAGGGGCTGGGCGACCTGTCGCATGCCTCGCTGGTCTATTCGCCCGACGAACGCTTTGCCTATGTCTTTGGCCGCGATGGCGGGCTGACCAAGGTGGACATCCTGGAACAGGCCGTGGTCAACCGGGTGATGCAGGCGGGCAATTCCATCGGCGGGGCGATTTCCGACGATGGCCGCCTGGTCGCGGTCTCGAACTACGAACCTGGCGGGGTGCGGATCTTCGACGCCGACACGCTGGACATGGTCGCCGATATTCCCACCGGATCGAAAACCATCGGGCTGGTGGACATTCCCGGCCGCCGTTTCGTGTTCACCCTGTGGGACGAGGGTGAAACCTGGATTGCGGACCTGTCGGGCGGAACCCCCGAAATCACCCGGATCGAGGGCATCGGGGACCGCCCCTATGACGCGCTGGTGACGGCGGACGGACGGACCTATATCGCCGGGCTGTTCGGTGCCGACCACCTGACCGCGCTGGATCTGTGGCAGGACGCGCCGCAGCCGCGCCCGATCCTGCCGGGCTATGCGGCGGGCCGCGAGGACCTGCCGGTCTACAAGATGCCGCATCTCGAAGGCTGGGCGCTGGCGGGGCAGGATTTCGTGCTGCCGGCGGTCGGCCAGCACGAGGTGCTCTGGGTCGATGCCCGCAGCCTCGAAGAAACCGGGCGCACCGCGACCCACGGCCAGCCGGTCTTTGCCATGGCGCGGCCGGACGGGCGGCAGGTCTGGGTGAACTTCGCCCATCCCGACAACGACACGATCCAGGTCATCGACAGCGTGACCAAGCAGGTCGTGCACCAGTTTGCGCCCGGTCCCGGCGTGCTGCACATGGAGTTCACCCCGCGCGGTCACGAGGTCTGGTTGTCGGTGCGCGATGCCGGCAAGGTCATGGTCTACGACACGCAGAGCTTCGAGAAGCTGCGCGAGATCGACGCCGAAAGCCCCTCGGGCATCTTCTTTACCGCGCGCGCGCACCGGACGGGGTTGTAA
- a CDS encoding Lrp/AsnC family transcriptional regulator: MEGVSDPIDQALLNDWQRGFPVESRPFASLAHALGVGEADVIARLEHHRQTGRITRVGATCAPNTVSASTLAAVAAPDHRIGEIAEVIGAQPGVNHNYQREHDWNLWFVATGPDRAHVNATLARIRALTGLRVLDLPLVRPFNVDLGFTLKGQIGGAAPKPPVDIAAFRPDDRPLLQALTRGLPLLPRPFAELAGQLGMTETQVLDRVRALVAAGIVSRLGVIVRHRALGWRSNAMVVWDMDHDTITAAGPLLAAQPGITLCYERAPVPGVWTYRLYSMIHARSRKDAMSVLTRVCTLPEFRDVRHQALFSLHCFKQTGAMVAACAPEAKRIA, encoded by the coding sequence ATGGAAGGCGTAAGCGATCCGATCGACCAGGCGCTGCTGAACGACTGGCAACGCGGCTTTCCGGTCGAATCCCGGCCCTTTGCCAGCCTGGCCCATGCGCTGGGGGTCGGCGAGGCCGACGTGATCGCCCGGCTGGAGCATCACCGGCAGACCGGGCGCATCACCCGCGTCGGCGCCACCTGCGCGCCCAACACCGTGTCGGCCAGCACGCTGGCGGCGGTGGCCGCACCCGACCACCGGATCGGCGAGATCGCCGAGGTGATCGGCGCGCAGCCCGGGGTCAATCACAACTACCAGCGCGAACATGACTGGAACCTCTGGTTCGTGGCCACCGGCCCCGACCGCGCCCATGTCAACGCGACGCTGGCGCGGATCAGGGCGCTGACCGGGCTGCGCGTGCTGGACCTGCCGCTGGTGCGCCCGTTCAACGTCGATCTCGGTTTTACCCTGAAGGGGCAGATCGGCGGCGCGGCGCCGAAACCGCCGGTGGACATCGCCGCGTTCCGGCCCGACGACCGGCCGCTGCTGCAGGCGCTGACACGCGGGCTGCCGCTGCTGCCCCGCCCCTTTGCCGAACTGGCCGGCCAGCTGGGCATGACCGAGACGCAGGTGCTGGACCGTGTGCGCGCGCTGGTCGCGGCCGGGATCGTCTCGCGGCTGGGCGTGATCGTGCGCCACCGGGCGCTGGGATGGCGGTCGAACGCGATGGTGGTCTGGGACATGGACCACGACACGATCACCGCCGCCGGCCCGCTGCTGGCTGCGCAGCCGGGTATCACCCTGTGCTATGAACGCGCGCCTGTTCCCGGTGTCTGGACCTACCGGCTCTATTCGATGATCCACGCCCGCAGCCGCAAGGACGCGATGTCGGTCCTGACGCGGGTCTGCACCCTGCCCGAGTTTCGCGACGTCCGGCACCAGGCGTTGTTTTCGCTGCATTGCTTCAAGCAAACCGGCGCGATGGTGGCTGCCTGCGCGCCCGAGGCCAAGAGGATCGCATGA
- a CDS encoding AsnC family transcriptional regulator — translation MIIDATDRRIIEATQAGLPLVPHPYAQIARDLGLSETDLHDRLRAMQDSGIIRRIAVAPNHYKLGMTANGMSVWDVADDRIADLGQKVGNLDFVSHCYERPRALPGWPYNLFAMLHGSSRAEVETLRDQVAGLLGDACRGHDILYSTQILKKTGLRLRQNKA, via the coding sequence ATGATCATCGACGCAACCGACCGCCGCATCATCGAGGCCACGCAGGCGGGGCTGCCGCTGGTCCCGCACCCCTATGCGCAGATCGCGCGCGACCTCGGCCTGAGCGAGACCGACCTGCACGACCGCCTGCGGGCGATGCAGGACAGCGGCATCATCCGCCGCATCGCGGTGGCGCCGAACCACTACAAGCTGGGCATGACCGCCAATGGCATGTCGGTCTGGGACGTGGCCGACGACCGCATCGCGGACCTGGGCCAGAAGGTCGGCAATCTCGATTTCGTCAGCCATTGCTACGAACGCCCGCGCGCCCTGCCCGGCTGGCCCTACAACCTGTTTGCAATGCTGCACGGGTCGAGCCGCGCCGAGGTCGAGACGCTGCGGGACCAGGTCGCCGGCCTGCTGGGCGATGCCTGCCGGGGGCACGACATTCTCTATTCGACGCAAATCCTGAAAAAGACGGGGCTGCGGCTCCGCCAGAACAAGGCCTGA
- a CDS encoding Lrp/AsnC family transcriptional regulator: MTPDDTDRRILNHLQEGFPIATDPFAVAAAELGLEESDLIARLQAMRDARIITRFGPFFDAAALGGDFCLCAMEVPEDRFDAVAGMVNARPEVAHNYRRDHRLNMWFVLATETPEEIDRVARDLTGQTGCEVLCFPKLREFFVRFRVAA; this comes from the coding sequence ATGACCCCCGACGACACCGACCGGCGCATCCTGAACCACCTGCAAGAGGGGTTTCCCATCGCGACCGACCCGTTTGCCGTGGCCGCCGCCGAACTGGGGCTCGAGGAATCCGACCTGATCGCCCGGCTGCAGGCCATGCGCGACGCGCGGATCATCACCCGGTTCGGCCCGTTCTTCGATGCCGCGGCGCTGGGGGGCGATTTCTGCCTCTGCGCGATGGAGGTGCCCGAGGACCGGTTCGACGCGGTCGCCGGGATGGTCAACGCCCGGCCCGAGGTGGCGCATAACTACCGGCGCGACCACCGGCTGAACATGTGGTTCGTGCTGGCCACCGAGACGCCCGAGGAAATCGACCGCGTGGCAAGGGACCTTACCGGCCAGACCGGCTGCGAGGTGCTGTGCTTTCCCAAGCTGCGCGAGTTCTTCGTCCGGTTCCGGGTGGCGGCATGA
- a CDS encoding NosR/NirI family protein, translating into MISRATNPVSGCIALFLWAVTACLAFQPATADQLPSDFSVEIAPSVPTAEIAAGLFGLQPPLQLTREEGAAPGWTVWADGEAAGYIGSTWEIARSVGYSGRPLDVLVAVDPSGRIAGARLMRHNEPILTLGLSDEDIARFVGGFAGVDLMAGDGGDGPDMPDIISRATVSTGVIRDSILRTARTLAIGRGLLPGGGIDRIGFEPRTWAELEAEGALAHARMSMSDAGARLDGAKTPIPDGDGPFVELWLALIDPPTIGRNILGQQQFSRAVGTLGPGEVVLFVGSRGLYSHRGTGWRRSGVFDRLTLVQDGNRIALTDEGYVRVDELAIALAPDLKERSLFRIPADGFDAARPFTLELTASRPASDGGDVSFVLPVPYALPETYILPPPPEAAPLWQQTWERKWPLVLSVLAMMGLLTLILLFQEQLVRHPALWMRLRLGFLTITLVWLGWGLNGQLSVVQVVAFLQSLLTGFRWETFLIEPVIFTLWAGVALGLLFWGRGVFCGWLCPFGALQELSNAAARRLGVPQIAVPHAVHERLWMIKYTLFVAILALSFYSMELALKLAEAEPFKTAISMRMIRAWPFVLFVLALLAAGLFIERFYCRYLCPLGAALAIPAKLKVFDWLHRRPQCGRECRLCETKCTVGAIDPIGRINPNECVLCLRCQVVMNDPGTCPVLKRRQRKAPAPAKT; encoded by the coding sequence ATGATCTCGCGCGCCACAAACCCGGTTTCAGGCTGTATCGCCTTGTTCCTATGGGCGGTGACCGCCTGTCTTGCCTTCCAGCCCGCCACGGCCGACCAACTGCCGTCCGATTTCAGCGTCGAAATCGCGCCGAGCGTGCCCACGGCCGAAATCGCGGCCGGGCTGTTCGGGCTGCAACCGCCGCTGCAACTGACCCGCGAAGAGGGCGCGGCGCCGGGCTGGACCGTGTGGGCCGACGGCGAGGCCGCGGGCTATATCGGTTCGACCTGGGAAATCGCCCGTTCCGTGGGATATTCCGGCCGGCCGCTGGACGTGCTGGTGGCGGTTGATCCCTCGGGCCGGATCGCGGGCGCGCGGCTGATGCGGCACAATGAGCCGATCCTGACGCTTGGCCTGTCCGACGAGGATATCGCCCGGTTCGTCGGCGGTTTTGCCGGGGTCGACCTGATGGCCGGCGATGGCGGCGACGGCCCGGACATGCCCGACATCATCTCGCGGGCCACGGTGTCGACCGGCGTGATTCGCGATTCGATCCTGCGCACGGCGCGCACGCTGGCCATCGGCCGGGGTCTGCTGCCCGGCGGCGGGATCGACCGAATCGGTTTCGAGCCGCGCACCTGGGCCGAACTCGAGGCCGAGGGGGCGCTGGCCCATGCGCGGATGTCGATGAGCGATGCCGGCGCGCGGCTGGACGGCGCCAAGACGCCGATCCCCGACGGCGACGGCCCGTTCGTCGAGCTGTGGCTGGCCCTGATCGACCCGCCCACCATCGGGCGCAACATCCTGGGCCAGCAGCAGTTCAGCCGCGCGGTCGGAACGCTGGGGCCGGGCGAGGTGGTGTTGTTCGTCGGGTCGCGCGGTCTCTATTCCCACCGCGGCACCGGCTGGCGGCGGTCCGGCGTGTTCGACCGGCTGACGCTGGTGCAGGACGGCAACCGCATCGCGCTGACCGACGAGGGCTATGTGCGCGTCGACGAGCTGGCCATCGCGCTGGCGCCCGACCTGAAGGAGCGCAGCCTGTTCCGCATCCCCGCCGACGGGTTCGACGCGGCGCGGCCGTTCACGCTCGAACTGACTGCATCGCGCCCGGCGTCGGATGGCGGCGACGTGAGCTTTGTCCTGCCGGTTCCCTACGCGCTGCCCGAAACCTATATCCTGCCGCCGCCGCCCGAGGCCGCGCCGCTGTGGCAGCAGACCTGGGAACGCAAATGGCCACTGGTGCTGAGCGTGCTGGCGATGATGGGGCTGCTGACGCTGATCCTGCTGTTCCAGGAGCAGCTGGTCCGCCATCCGGCGCTGTGGATGCGGCTGCGGCTCGGGTTTCTGACGATCACGCTGGTCTGGCTGGGCTGGGGGCTGAACGGCCAGCTGTCGGTGGTCCAGGTGGTGGCATTCCTGCAATCGCTGCTGACCGGGTTCCGCTGGGAAACCTTCCTGATCGAACCGGTGATCTTCACCCTCTGGGCGGGCGTGGCGCTGGGGCTGCTGTTCTGGGGGCGCGGCGTGTTCTGCGGCTGGCTTTGCCCCTTCGGCGCCCTGCAGGAGCTGTCCAACGCCGCCGCGCGGCGGCTGGGCGTGCCGCAGATTGCGGTGCCGCACGCGGTGCATGAACGGCTGTGGATGATCAAGTACACGCTGTTCGTGGCGATCCTGGCGCTGTCGTTCTATTCGATGGAACTGGCGCTGAAACTGGCCGAGGCCGAACCGTTCAAGACCGCGATTTCCATGCGGATGATCCGGGCCTGGCCCTTTGTGCTGTTCGTGCTGGCGCTGCTGGCGGCGGGGCTGTTCATCGAGCGGTTCTATTGCCGCTACCTGTGCCCGCTGGGGGCCGCGCTGGCGATACCCGCCAAGCTCAAGGTCTTTGACTGGCTGCACCGCCGCCCGCAATGCGGCCGCGAATGCCGGTTGTGCGAAACCAAATGCACCGTCGGCGCGATCGACCCGATCGGGCGGATCAACCCGAACGAATGCGTCCTGTGCCTGCGCTGCCAGGTGGTGATGAACGATCCGGGCACCTGCCCGGTGCTGAAGCGGCGGCAGCGCAAGGCCCCCGCCCCGGCAAAGACATGA
- the cobA gene encoding uroporphyrinogen-III C-methyltransferase, with product MSTNGKVYLIGAGPGDAELLTLRALRMLKEADAVVYDRLVSPEILDLAPATAQMIPVGKAPNCHTVPQDRINEILAELAAQGLTVARLKGGDPLIFGRGSEEAAYLTERGLAVDYAPGITAAQGTAAATGVPLTHRGLATGVRYVTGHRAADQRLDLDWKSLACPDTTLVVYMGAANIAEIALRLMGEGMPAALPVMAISAATTPREQRLVSRLDQIGVDISAMPMRAPVLFVIGHVVSLYRDDTARPLPRVLTEPTVMAGE from the coding sequence ATGTCCACCAATGGCAAGGTTTATCTGATCGGCGCCGGACCCGGCGACGCGGAGCTTCTGACGCTGCGCGCGCTGAGGATGCTGAAGGAAGCGGACGCGGTGGTCTATGACCGGCTTGTCTCGCCCGAGATACTCGACCTTGCCCCGGCGACCGCGCAGATGATCCCGGTGGGCAAGGCCCCGAACTGCCACACGGTCCCGCAGGACCGGATCAACGAAATTCTCGCCGAACTGGCCGCGCAGGGGCTGACCGTCGCGCGACTGAAGGGCGGCGACCCGCTCATCTTCGGGCGCGGCTCGGAAGAGGCCGCTTATCTGACCGAACGCGGTCTCGCGGTGGACTATGCCCCCGGCATCACCGCCGCGCAGGGCACCGCCGCCGCCACCGGCGTGCCGCTGACCCATCGCGGCCTGGCGACCGGCGTGCGCTATGTGACCGGCCATCGCGCGGCCGACCAGCGCCTCGACCTGGACTGGAAGAGCCTCGCCTGCCCCGACACCACGCTGGTGGTCTATATGGGCGCGGCCAACATCGCCGAGATCGCGCTGCGCCTGATGGGCGAAGGCATGCCCGCCGCGCTGCCGGTGATGGCCATTTCCGCGGCAACCACGCCGCGCGAGCAACGGCTGGTCTCGCGGCTGGACCAGATCGGCGTCGACATCAGCGCGATGCCGATGCGCGCGCCGGTCCTGTTCGTGATCGGCCATGTCGTTTCGCTCTATCGCGACGACACCGCCAGGCCCCTGCCGCGGGTGCTGACCGAACCGACGGTGATGGCCGGTGAATAG